Proteins found in one Nitrospirota bacterium genomic segment:
- a CDS encoding corrinoid protein: protein MADEARKKEILEKMRNGVIQYDEDACREGANEALEAGLDANEAIFDGLVSGMEEVGRLFEAQEYFVPEILMCADALYAGLDILKPHCKQMDLGVKGSVVIGTVEGDVHDIGKNLVKMMFDVAGFHVYDLGRDVPLDKFVDEQLKTDSELVCLSAMMTTSMVGMPTVIEKIKAKNPNCMIMIGGAPTSKDLADKWGADGYAEDASNALKEAIKMVAFLKKLRDEKAAKQ, encoded by the coding sequence ATGGCAGATGAAGCGAGAAAAAAAGAGATCCTTGAGAAGATGAGAAACGGCGTCATCCAGTATGACGAGGACGCATGCAGGGAAGGCGCAAACGAGGCACTTGAAGCAGGACTTGATGCGAACGAGGCGATCTTCGACGGCCTGGTCTCCGGCATGGAAGAGGTGGGCAGGCTTTTTGAGGCGCAGGAATATTTTGTTCCCGAGATACTCATGTGCGCTGACGCTCTGTATGCCGGGCTTGACATCCTGAAGCCTCACTGCAAGCAGATGGACCTTGGCGTAAAGGGGTCGGTTGTCATCGGCACGGTCGAGGGGGATGTCCATGATATCGGCAAGAATCTTGTCAAGATGATGTTCGATGTCGCAGGGTTTCATGTCTATGACCTTGGTCGCGACGTGCCTCTGGACAAGTTTGTTGATGAGCAGCTTAAGACAGACTCTGAACTGGTCTGTTTATCGGCCATGATGACCACATCCATGGTCGGTATGCCGACCGTCATCGAAAAGATCAAGGCCAAGAACCCCAACTGCATGATCATGATCGGCGGCGCTCCTACATCCAAGGACCTTGCTGACAAGTGGGGTGCTGACGGGTATGCAGAAGATGCCAGCAATGCCCTGAAGGAGGCGATCAAGATGGTCGCGTTCCTGAAGAAGCTGAGGGATGAAAAGGCTGCCAAGCAGTAA
- a CDS encoding carboxymuconolactone decarboxylase family protein: MGLLDFVKSILGLAPGEQTTEVSKMAEKMTTEQVNAYMKQQCGFVPRMFQVINTVTPDPGRTFADFYASIFGDGALSRKVKELMFMSGGVAYCSPRCIIHAIPAAEAGATWNEVFEAAAVGMILAGFVPGGPGIPYAFEYALKCLDIFDKFKKGEKWEYLPAPKFDHGVY; this comes from the coding sequence ATGGGATTGCTCGATTTTGTAAAAAGCATTCTTGGCCTTGCGCCAGGAGAACAAACCACGGAGGTAAGTAAAATGGCAGAGAAGATGACAACAGAACAGGTTAATGCGTACATGAAGCAGCAGTGCGGTTTTGTTCCGAGGATGTTTCAGGTTATCAACACCGTAACGCCGGACCCCGGCCGGACCTTTGCAGATTTCTATGCAAGCATCTTTGGCGACGGCGCACTTTCGAGAAAGGTTAAGGAGTTGATGTTCATGTCAGGCGGCGTTGCTTATTGCTCACCGCGCTGCATCATCCATGCTATCCCTGCTGCTGAGGCAGGCGCGACCTGGAACGAGGTCTTTGAGGCAGCAGCAGTGGGCATGATCCTGGCAGGTTTTGTACCTGGCGGTCCCGGCATCCCCTATGCCTTTGAATATGCCCTGAAGTGCCTTGATATCTTTGACAAGTTCAAGAAGGGCGAGAAATGGGAGTATCTGCCTGCTCCGAAGTTCGACCACGGAGTGTATTAA
- the tilS gene encoding tRNA lysidine(34) synthetase TilS — MKETDRDIMTADDLLEKAEQTIRKNGLIAEGDSVLVGFSGGPDSTCLLYVLHALKEKYQLQIYALYIDHNLRPVEVPGEIEFCRKFCEGLGVPFMVESIDVISYSKEHRMNRQEAARELRYRAFGKTAAEIRADKVALAHNGDDQAETLLMRLVRGAGPTGLSGIPARRDNIIRPLLEIGRDEIERFLERRNIVPVTDSSNLKEDYFRNMIRLRLMPMLKQANPNLLQPLTHTMAIMREEERYFGILVTKTLMKLISRKSEKRIELFLSPMEAMEVVILRRVLRRAICETEGLRGIGFLHIEDIIALIRNGKNGDRLVLPRNIRVIKEYALLVITSEEPVRIAEYALDLPGKAVIVNARQVVTAEREGGDVQFGDGRSSVLLDAEKVSFPLTVRPRRTGDYFYPVGFGRKKKLQDFFVDLKIARDERDSIPIIVSGDDIVWVAGYRADDRFKVTETTKKFVRLGIVKGKF; from the coding sequence ATGAAAGAAACCGATAGAGATATCATGACGGCAGACGACCTCTTAGAAAAAGCTGAGCAGACTATTCGCAAAAACGGTCTTATTGCAGAGGGCGATTCAGTCCTCGTGGGCTTTTCCGGCGGCCCTGATTCTACCTGCCTTTTGTATGTCCTGCACGCCCTCAAAGAGAAATATCAGCTGCAGATATATGCGCTTTATATCGATCATAACCTTAGGCCTGTTGAGGTGCCGGGGGAGATCGAATTCTGCAGAAAGTTCTGTGAGGGTCTTGGGGTTCCGTTCATGGTTGAGTCGATCGATGTTATCTCATACAGCAAAGAGCATCGTATGAATAGACAGGAGGCTGCGAGAGAACTCAGGTATCGGGCTTTCGGAAAAACAGCCGCTGAAATAAGAGCGGACAAGGTGGCACTTGCGCACAATGGTGATGACCAGGCAGAAACCCTGTTGATGCGGCTCGTCAGGGGGGCCGGACCAACGGGACTTTCCGGCATACCGGCGAGACGGGATAATATAATACGGCCGCTTCTGGAGATCGGCAGAGATGAGATCGAGAGATTCCTTGAGCGCAGGAACATCGTCCCGGTTACGGATTCCTCTAATCTCAAAGAGGACTATTTCAGGAACATGATCAGACTGAGACTCATGCCCATGCTGAAGCAGGCGAATCCCAACCTGCTGCAGCCGCTTACCCATACCATGGCGATCATGAGGGAAGAAGAGCGCTATTTCGGTATCCTTGTAACAAAGACGCTGATGAAGCTTATCAGCAGAAAGTCTGAGAAGAGGATCGAGCTTTTCCTTTCGCCAATGGAGGCAATGGAAGTGGTCATTCTCAGGAGGGTGCTCAGGCGTGCCATCTGCGAGACAGAAGGTCTGAGAGGCATAGGTTTTCTCCATATCGAGGATATTATTGCCCTTATCAGAAACGGGAAAAACGGAGACAGGCTTGTTCTGCCCAGGAATATTCGGGTGATCAAGGAATACGCGCTGCTTGTCATTACGTCCGAGGAACCCGTGCGTATTGCAGAGTACGCGCTTGACCTGCCGGGTAAGGCTGTTATCGTGAATGCCAGGCAGGTGGTGACTGCTGAGCGGGAAGGGGGCGACGTGCAGTTCGGCGACGGAAGATCGTCAGTCCTTCTTGATGCAGAAAAGGTGAGTTTCCCGCTTACGGTGCGGCCTCGAAGAACAGGAGACTATTTCTATCCTGTCGGATTCGGCAGGAAGAAGAAGCTGCAAGACTTTTTTGTCGATCTCAAGATCGCACGCGATGAACGCGACAGTATTCCGATCATTGTTTCCGGCGATGACATTGTCTGGGTTGCCGGATATCGGGCTGACGACAGGTTCAAGGTGACGGAGACGACAAAAAAGTTTGTGAGACTTGGTATAGTAAAGGGGAAATTTTAG
- a CDS encoding (Fe-S)-binding protein has translation MKDKKGSFTANLTPMQVMELDACTQCGECLQHCPVQEVTDRPSISTPEKIRVFRQFIKATGGLKARFFNPREIDKELLQDFTRAVFECTTCGACGQKCAVGIFTQRLWPYLRKEMFDRGLVDYEILKDMPEAIKKTGNPYNFPAEERFKPWFPEQVKVAERSDIAYYAGCSGVYGAKPMVRGDVLVLDAIGDPFAMLSEEDEVCCGFPLFISGQHDMLEDLTKRLVEAYKAKGTKVLVCSCPCCVNVMTRDWPAFYGKELPFRIRHMTQHVADALTQRKITVKKELKERIIYHDPCYLSRGVGVIKEPRTVLKSIPGLELLEFDRHGLESRCCGAGGAVRKVFHDNAIAIGRLAIDEAVAKKADKLILSCPACYGKVNEAMQDHDKKIPIIDIMELFAQYVERVEP, from the coding sequence ATGAAAGATAAGAAAGGATCATTTACCGCTAACCTGACGCCGATGCAGGTGATGGAACTGGATGCCTGCACCCAGTGCGGCGAGTGCCTTCAGCACTGCCCTGTTCAGGAAGTGACCGACAGGCCGTCCATATCCACGCCCGAAAAGATCAGGGTCTTCCGGCAGTTCATCAAGGCAACCGGCGGGCTTAAGGCGCGTTTCTTCAACCCCAGGGAGATAGATAAAGAACTCCTTCAGGACTTTACCAGGGCAGTATTCGAATGCACCACCTGCGGTGCCTGCGGCCAGAAATGCGCTGTCGGTATCTTTACTCAGCGGCTCTGGCCCTATCTCAGGAAAGAGATGTTCGACCGGGGCCTTGTGGACTACGAAATATTGAAGGACATGCCTGAGGCGATAAAAAAGACCGGCAATCCGTATAACTTTCCTGCTGAGGAACGGTTCAAGCCATGGTTCCCGGAGCAGGTGAAGGTGGCGGAGAGATCAGATATAGCCTACTATGCCGGCTGTTCCGGCGTATATGGCGCAAAGCCGATGGTGAGAGGTGATGTGCTTGTGCTTGATGCCATCGGCGACCCGTTTGCCATGCTTTCCGAGGAGGATGAGGTCTGCTGCGGCTTCCCTCTTTTCATATCAGGCCAGCATGACATGCTCGAAGACCTCACGAAAAGGCTTGTTGAGGCGTACAAGGCAAAGGGCACAAAGGTCCTGGTCTGCTCATGCCCCTGCTGCGTGAATGTCATGACAAGGGACTGGCCGGCCTTTTACGGCAAGGAACTGCCGTTCAGGATCAGGCATATGACCCAGCATGTTGCAGATGCCTTAACGCAGAGGAAGATTACGGTAAAGAAGGAATTGAAGGAACGCATCATTTATCACGATCCCTGTTATCTGAGCCGGGGCGTCGGCGTCATTAAAGAGCCGCGGACAGTGCTGAAGTCCATCCCTGGGCTCGAACTTCTGGAGTTCGACCGGCACGGGCTGGAGTCCCGCTGCTGCGGCGCAGGCGGAGCGGTGAGGAAGGTCTTTCACGATAATGCCATAGCCATTGGAAGGCTTGCGATCGACGAGGCTGTTGCAAAAAAGGCTGACAAGCTTATTCTCAGCTGCCCGGCCTGCTACGGCAAGGTCAACGAAGCAATGCAGGATCATGACAAAAAGATCCCGATCATTGACATCATGGAGCTTTTCGCCCAGTATGTAGAGAGGGTTGAACCATGA
- a CDS encoding DUF4445 domain-containing protein has translation MSRKFKVIFQPAGRRGEIEEGTTILKAAQLLGVDLEALCGDKKVCGKCKVRIEEGYFEKDNLESGMSHIIPPEAGADELKHIKPEDGPGVRLACSSHIHGDLKVFVPERSRAGKQVVRKAASELTIALDPAVKKYPLTLTPPTLHDMTTGDYERVIKALEETYGLKDLKFDFEVLLGLQDALRQGEWTITATVWQDKEIVKVEAGHVDVCYGLAVDVGTTTCVGYLCDLSTGKVINTESMMNPQVPYGEDVMSRITYAMSNPEGLKTMQDAIITGLNEIIDKVVSEVKKDGPNPGFAIDDLTIVFNTAMHHIFLGLNPVYIGRSPFIPAVQKSLDIKARDLGLKINPGSFIHVLPIEAGFVGADNVGVLIAREQYFQDDMVLIIDIGTNGELLLGNRDRVCSTSCATGPAFEGAQIKFGMRAAPGAIEKVQIDPATKEPQYKVIGKADWHTHIEGKIDAKGICGSAIIDVIAEMFKAGIIDKTGKFVTDANTNRIRKDEEGKPEYVLAWADQTSINQDITVTQGDVRALQLAKGALYAGVKLMMQKMGVTHLDRVELAGAFGSHIDREASLALGLFPDVPIDKVVVVGNAAGDGSRMTLLNRGKRVEADERARWVEFVEIATEPAFEKEFMMAMHIPHMKDKFPNLKALLAEQKAPIAASIKG, from the coding sequence ATGAGTCGTAAATTCAAGGTTATTTTCCAGCCTGCAGGCAGGCGGGGAGAAATAGAAGAGGGTACCACTATCCTCAAGGCTGCACAGCTTCTGGGCGTTGACCTCGAAGCCCTCTGCGGCGATAAAAAAGTATGCGGCAAATGCAAGGTGCGGATCGAGGAGGGATATTTCGAAAAAGACAATCTCGAGTCCGGTATGTCCCATATCATCCCTCCTGAGGCAGGTGCTGACGAACTGAAGCATATCAAACCTGAGGACGGACCGGGTGTGCGGCTGGCCTGTTCAAGCCATATCCATGGCGACCTCAAGGTCTTTGTTCCTGAGCGGTCGCGGGCAGGGAAGCAGGTGGTCAGAAAAGCGGCCAGTGAGCTGACGATTGCGCTCGATCCGGCAGTTAAGAAATATCCTCTGACGCTGACGCCGCCGACATTGCATGACATGACGACGGGGGACTACGAACGGGTGATCAAGGCCCTTGAGGAGACCTATGGTCTGAAAGATCTGAAGTTCGATTTTGAAGTGCTGCTCGGGCTGCAGGATGCGCTTCGTCAGGGCGAATGGACGATTACGGCCACGGTCTGGCAGGACAAAGAGATCGTGAAGGTCGAGGCAGGTCATGTGGATGTATGCTATGGTCTGGCGGTTGATGTGGGGACAACCACCTGTGTCGGTTATCTCTGCGACCTTTCAACCGGCAAGGTGATCAATACCGAATCGATGATGAACCCCCAGGTCCCGTACGGCGAAGATGTCATGTCCAGGATCACGTATGCCATGTCAAACCCTGAAGGTCTGAAGACCATGCAGGATGCCATCATAACCGGCCTGAACGAGATCATCGATAAGGTCGTGAGCGAGGTCAAAAAGGACGGGCCGAACCCCGGCTTTGCGATCGATGACCTGACGATCGTTTTCAATACTGCAATGCATCATATTTTCCTGGGACTGAATCCGGTCTATATCGGCCGCTCACCGTTCATTCCGGCGGTCCAGAAATCACTCGACATCAAGGCCCGGGACCTTGGGCTGAAGATCAATCCGGGTTCGTTTATCCATGTCCTGCCGATTGAGGCCGGGTTTGTCGGCGCTGATAATGTCGGCGTGCTGATCGCCAGGGAGCAGTATTTCCAGGATGATATGGTCCTGATCATCGATATCGGCACCAATGGCGAACTCCTGCTCGGCAACAGGGACAGGGTCTGCTCGACCTCCTGCGCAACCGGCCCGGCATTCGAAGGCGCGCAGATAAAGTTCGGTATGCGTGCAGCACCGGGCGCGATCGAAAAGGTGCAGATCGATCCTGCCACCAAGGAGCCCCAGTACAAGGTGATCGGCAAGGCTGACTGGCATACGCATATTGAGGGCAAGATCGATGCAAAGGGCATCTGCGGATCAGCGATCATTGACGTGATCGCCGAGATGTTTAAGGCCGGCATTATCGATAAGACCGGCAAGTTCGTAACTGACGCCAATACAAACCGGATACGCAAGGATGAGGAAGGAAAACCGGAATATGTTCTTGCATGGGCAGACCAGACCTCGATCAATCAGGACATTACGGTCACGCAGGGAGATGTAAGGGCCCTCCAGCTTGCAAAGGGCGCGCTCTATGCCGGAGTGAAACTTATGATGCAGAAGATGGGCGTCACCCATCTTGACCGTGTTGAGCTTGCCGGTGCATTCGGAAGCCATATTGACCGTGAGGCATCGCTTGCCTTGGGTCTCTTCCCTGATGTTCCGATAGACAAGGTCGTTGTTGTCGGCAATGCAGCAGGTGACGGCTCACGCATGACCCTCTTGAACAGGGGCAAGCGTGTTGAGGCTGATGAACGCGCCCGCTGGGTCGAGTTTGTCGAGATCGCAACGGAACCGGCCTTCGAAAAGGAGTTCATGATGGCCATGCATATTCCGCATATGAAGGACAAGTTTCCGAATCTGAAGGCCCTGCTTGCAGAGCAGAAGGCGCCGATTGCTGCATCGATAAAAGGATAA
- the gltX gene encoding glutamate--tRNA ligase → MAEQIRVRFAPSPTGHLHIGGARTALFNWLYARHHGGTFILRIEDTDRTRSTDEYIEAIIEGMNWLNLGWQEGPFRQTDRFDVYRSYVDKLVQEGKAYHCYCSAEELEQRRHLAIAQGKPQKYDGRCRDLKEPVPGRTSVVRFKTPQQGETVVDDLIRGSVVFENSQLDDLIILRSDNTPTYNFTVVVDDVDMRITHVIRGDDHLNNTPKQIHIYKALGYEIPKFAHLPMILGADKTRLSKRHGATSVLAYYEMGYLPDALVNYLVRLGWSHGDQEVFSREELVNYFSFENVGNAAAVFNPEKLLWLNQQYIMAAAPEKLAELVIPFLKKETIMAEEQALDMEWLAKAVKTLQERAKTLVELARSLRYYIVEDVTFDGKAKEKFLNEKSLPLLKDLKDALASHADFSHAGLEPVFRGIVEKHGVKLGALAQPVRVAMTGGTESPGIYEVLEVLGNEKTLRRLEKAINIIS, encoded by the coding sequence TTGGCAGAACAGATTAGGGTAAGGTTTGCACCAAGCCCGACAGGACATCTTCATATTGGCGGGGCACGTACAGCCCTGTTCAACTGGCTCTATGCGCGGCATCACGGCGGGACCTTTATCCTCAGGATCGAGGACACAGACAGGACCCGCTCGACTGACGAATATATCGAGGCGATCATTGAGGGCATGAACTGGCTCAATCTTGGCTGGCAGGAGGGGCCTTTTCGCCAGACAGACCGGTTTGACGTATACAGAAGTTATGTCGACAAACTGGTACAGGAAGGCAAGGCGTATCACTGCTACTGTTCAGCCGAAGAACTTGAGCAGCGCAGGCATCTTGCGATAGCCCAAGGCAAGCCGCAGAAGTATGACGGCAGATGCAGAGACCTTAAAGAGCCTGTGCCAGGCCGCACGTCTGTTGTCAGGTTCAAGACCCCGCAGCAGGGCGAGACGGTTGTTGACGATCTGATCAGGGGCAGTGTGGTCTTTGAGAACAGCCAGCTTGATGACCTGATCATCCTGAGATCTGACAACACGCCTACTTACAATTTCACGGTAGTCGTAGATGACGTTGATATGCGCATTACCCATGTCATACGCGGCGACGACCATCTGAACAACACGCCCAAACAGATCCATATCTACAAGGCGTTGGGATATGAGATACCCAAATTCGCCCACCTGCCGATGATACTCGGCGCAGACAAGACGCGGCTTTCAAAACGTCATGGCGCAACTTCGGTCTTGGCCTATTACGAGATGGGGTATCTGCCTGATGCCCTGGTGAACTATCTGGTTCGCCTTGGCTGGTCACATGGCGATCAGGAGGTCTTCAGCCGCGAAGAATTGGTCAACTATTTTTCCTTTGAGAATGTGGGCAATGCAGCAGCAGTCTTTAACCCGGAAAAGCTGCTCTGGCTGAATCAGCAATATATCATGGCAGCTGCTCCTGAAAAGCTCGCAGAACTGGTGATACCTTTTCTGAAGAAGGAAACCATTATGGCTGAGGAACAGGCGCTGGACATGGAGTGGCTTGCGAAGGCGGTGAAGACCCTGCAGGAGCGGGCAAAGACCCTGGTTGAGCTTGCCAGGTCACTTCGGTACTATATTGTTGAGGATGTGACCTTTGACGGGAAGGCAAAGGAAAAGTTCCTGAACGAAAAGAGCCTGCCTCTGCTCAAGGATCTGAAGGATGCGCTTGCATCGCATGCAGATTTCTCCCATGCAGGGCTTGAACCTGTCTTCAGGGGTATAGTCGAAAAGCATGGCGTGAAACTCGGCGCGCTTGCCCAGCCGGTTCGCGTTGCCATGACCGGGGGCACCGAAAGCCCGGGCATCTATGAGGTTTTGGAAGTGCTGGGGAACGAGAAGACCCTGAGGAGGCTCGAAAAGGCGATCAACATAATTTCGTGA
- a CDS encoding tetrahydromethanopterin S-methyltransferase subunit H encodes MFRFEKEQKVFNLNGIPVGGQPGENPPLMIASLFHNKDSVTKTDRKGNFDRDRTKEMLKQMEQISEATGVPAMVAMVANTPDEAKTYIDFYLENTSMPFGIDMWVAEQRAKATEYVAEIGVQDKFLYNSITPWDKDIKGQVQRLKDLGIRHVVIQAFDDQDQSPAGRVKSFESIMAQGADSFDTIIVDTSVMNMPSTSFSCVANRLIKEKHGFPCGGAYSNGTHMWGEIKQKWGLDGFKAMDAVVQGMGSALWSDFNFCGPAVTAPRVFPAVASAHILLSTLVYDETGTIYDNPNLPIRKHFADFIAKMQEGGKRKKGK; translated from the coding sequence ATGTTCAGATTTGAAAAAGAACAGAAGGTGTTTAACCTTAACGGCATTCCTGTGGGCGGCCAGCCCGGAGAGAACCCGCCGCTTATGATAGCTTCACTGTTTCATAATAAGGACAGTGTTACCAAGACCGACCGGAAAGGCAATTTTGACCGCGACAGGACCAAAGAGATGTTAAAGCAGATGGAGCAGATCTCCGAGGCCACAGGCGTTCCTGCCATGGTCGCCATGGTTGCCAACACGCCGGACGAGGCAAAGACCTATATTGATTTTTATCTGGAGAATACGTCCATGCCCTTTGGCATTGACATGTGGGTGGCTGAGCAGCGTGCAAAGGCAACCGAGTACGTTGCAGAGATCGGTGTGCAGGACAAGTTCCTGTACAACAGCATTACTCCCTGGGACAAGGATATCAAGGGCCAGGTGCAGCGTCTTAAAGACCTCGGTATCAGGCATGTTGTCATTCAGGCATTTGACGATCAGGACCAGTCGCCGGCAGGCAGAGTGAAGTCTTTCGAGTCGATCATGGCGCAGGGCGCAGATTCCTTTGATACGATCATCGTGGACACGTCGGTCATGAACATGCCTTCTACCTCCTTTTCCTGTGTTGCCAACAGGCTGATAAAGGAGAAGCACGGATTTCCCTGCGGCGGTGCGTACTCTAATGGAACGCATATGTGGGGCGAGATAAAGCAAAAGTGGGGACTTGACGGGTTCAAGGCTATGGACGCGGTTGTACAGGGCATGGGTTCAGCGCTCTGGTCAGACTTCAACTTCTGCGGCCCGGCAGTCACGGCACCCCGTGTATTTCCGGCTGTTGCAAGCGCACACATACTGCTTTCGACTCTGGTCTATGACGAAACCGGGACAATTTATGATAATCCGAACCTGCCGATCCGCAAGCACTTTGCTGACTTCATCGCAAAGATGCAGGAAGGCGGAAAGAGGAAAAAAGGAAAATAA
- a CDS encoding glycosyltransferase family 2 protein: MTSVIIPTYNAEQQIQRLCQALRSQTVPTEIIVVDSSSSDKTVKVAESFGAEVLVVQTKDFDHGGTRTEAGKSAQGDILIYMTQDALPCDRHSIGNIVRIFEDQKLAAAFGRQLPYPDASAFGAHLRLFNYPETPYIRSLSDKTIYGIKTPFLSNSFAGYRKSALDEISWFREKLILGEDTYAGAKLLLAGYKIAYVPDAMVYHSHNYTVLQELKRYFDIGVFHTSEQWLIEEFGKADGEGKRYVRSAFDFLMKNRKYYLIPEFVIRTVLKYVGYTLGRHYDRLPNSMIRKLSRHEYFWDR; this comes from the coding sequence ATGACAAGTGTCATTATCCCTACATATAATGCTGAACAACAGATTCAGCGTCTTTGTCAGGCTCTGAGATCTCAGACAGTCCCTACCGAGATCATCGTAGTCGATTCCTCATCATCTGACAAAACCGTTAAGGTCGCTGAATCTTTTGGGGCAGAGGTCCTGGTTGTGCAGACGAAAGATTTTGACCATGGGGGGACAAGGACAGAGGCAGGTAAATCTGCTCAAGGCGATATCCTGATCTACATGACGCAAGACGCCCTTCCCTGTGACAGACACAGCATCGGGAATATTGTGAGAATTTTTGAAGATCAAAAGTTAGCCGCTGCCTTCGGCAGGCAACTGCCCTATCCGGATGCTTCGGCTTTTGGGGCACACCTGAGACTATTTAATTATCCTGAAACCCCCTATATCAGAAGCCTGAGCGACAAGACCATATATGGCATCAAGACGCCTTTTCTCTCAAACTCCTTTGCGGGCTACCGGAAAAGCGCGTTGGATGAGATCTCCTGGTTCAGGGAAAAGCTGATCCTCGGTGAAGACACTTATGCAGGTGCCAAATTATTGCTTGCCGGATATAAGATCGCGTATGTTCCCGACGCTATGGTCTATCATTCCCATAATTATACTGTTCTTCAGGAATTAAAAAGATATTTCGATATCGGCGTCTTCCACACATCAGAGCAGTGGCTTATTGAAGAGTTTGGAAAAGCGGACGGAGAAGGGAAAAGATATGTGCGATCAGCCTTTGATTTTCTGATGAAGAACAGAAAATATTATTTGATTCCGGAATTCGTCATCAGAACTGTTCTGAAATATGTTGGATACACCCTGGGACGACATTATGATAGATTGCCAAATTCAATGATACGTAAATTGAGCAGGCATGAATATTTTTGGGACAGATGA
- a CDS encoding methyltransferase: MNSRERVLKVFKKEAVDRVPCFSGMGNITETGIKELGYKFAGIHLDAKQMAETAATTYKLFGYECGVVPVDLCVEAEAMGCVINVYPHAEGILYPTIKEKLIHNEAEMDTIKLPEGFSEKGRIPLMREAIGLLKADIGKDVVVGSYVLGPFTLAGQIMELNDLLKLSFKKADKVAKLLDLCADAIILTAKEYEKAGVDFITVREMGATSDVLSPRVFKSLILPPLQKVMKAISAYSVLHICGKTNEIVTSMMEAGPTAISVEQKNDVAESRKKLGPDAIIFGNMDAYNVLVSGSEDVVRQSVRKCIDDGVSGVWPGCDIWPTVPPQNMKAMVEETISYGGKK, encoded by the coding sequence ATGAATTCACGCGAAAGAGTATTGAAAGTGTTTAAAAAGGAGGCGGTTGACAGGGTCCCCTGTTTCAGCGGCATGGGCAACATCACCGAGACCGGTATCAAGGAGCTCGGTTACAAGTTTGCCGGCATCCATCTTGATGCGAAGCAGATGGCAGAGACTGCTGCAACCACCTACAAGCTGTTTGGCTACGAATGCGGTGTTGTGCCGGTCGACCTCTGTGTTGAGGCAGAGGCAATGGGCTGCGTTATCAATGTATACCCGCATGCAGAAGGTATTCTGTACCCGACGATCAAGGAAAAGCTTATCCATAACGAGGCTGAGATGGATACGATCAAGCTGCCTGAGGGTTTTTCTGAAAAGGGAAGGATCCCGTTGATGCGGGAGGCGATTGGACTCCTGAAGGCTGATATCGGCAAGGACGTTGTGGTCGGTTCGTATGTGCTCGGCCCCTTTACCCTGGCCGGCCAGATCATGGAGCTGAACGACCTTCTGAAGCTCTCGTTCAAAAAGGCGGATAAGGTTGCGAAGCTGTTAGACCTCTGCGCAGATGCGATCATATTGACCGCAAAGGAATATGAGAAGGCAGGTGTGGACTTCATTACGGTCAGGGAGATGGGTGCGACCAGCGATGTTCTCAGTCCGCGGGTATTCAAGAGCCTTATCCTGCCGCCGCTTCAGAAGGTGATGAAGGCGATCTCTGCATATTCAGTCCTGCATATCTGCGGAAAAACGAACGAGATCGTAACGTCAATGATGGAGGCAGGGCCTACGGCGATCAGCGTTGAACAGAAGAACGATGTTGCAGAGTCACGAAAGAAACTCGGCCCTGACGCCATCATCTTCGGTAATATGGACGCGTACAATGTGCTGGTTTCAGGAAGCGAGGACGTTGTGCGCCAGTCAGTCAGAAAATGCATTGACGACGGCGTGAGCGGTGTATGGCCGGGATGCGATATCTGGCCGACCGTGCCGCCGCAGAATATGAAGGCCATGGTGGAAGAGACAATTTCATACGGAGGTAAAAAATAA
- a CDS encoding epoxyqueuosine reductase — protein sequence MNADPLKQYLKGEGATLVGVGDVTAALSREIIHLNRGIAIALNRNLNRETIRLLARLQGLTVSWLSSRGYRNLSIPPDSDRQNDKLITKLYKLFCHKTAATCSGLGWVGKNGLLINRHYGSRLSWATVLTNAPLDADEPVRESECGDCDLCVTHCPSGAVKGDHWSISNPRRKLVVYEKCAALKSRRQTLDGKPNCGFCVTVCPYSRSRKKGESRK from the coding sequence GTGAATGCAGACCCGCTCAAGCAGTATCTGAAGGGCGAAGGCGCAACGCTTGTCGGCGTAGGCGATGTGACCGCGGCATTGTCCCGAGAGATCATTCACCTGAACCGCGGCATCGCGATAGCGCTGAACAGGAACCTTAACAGGGAAACGATCCGCCTTCTGGCCCGGCTTCAGGGTCTGACTGTATCATGGCTCAGCTCAAGGGGATACCGGAACCTTTCGATCCCCCCTGACTCTGACCGGCAGAACGATAAGCTGATAACAAAGCTGTACAAGCTTTTCTGCCATAAGACGGCTGCAACCTGTTCCGGACTGGGATGGGTCGGCAAAAACGGGCTTTTGATCAACAGGCATTACGGCTCACGGCTTTCCTGGGCTACGGTGCTGACCAATGCCCCTCTTGATGCTGACGAGCCGGTGAGGGAGTCAGAATGCGGAGACTGCGATCTTTGTGTAACGCACTGTCCTTCAGGAGCGGTCAAAGGAGATCATTGGTCCATAAGCAATCCCCGGCGCAAGCTCGTTGTGTATGAGAAGTGCGCGGCGCTCAAGAGCAGGCGCCAGACTCTCGACGGCAAGCCCAACTGCGGGTTTTGCGTTACCGTCTGCCCGTATTCGAGAAGCAGGAAAAAGGGAGAGAGCAGGAAGTAG